Proteins from a genomic interval of Flammeovirgaceae bacterium SG7u.111:
- a CDS encoding glycosyltransferase family 2 protein: MKLSVVVTLLNEEDNIKPLLENIQNALVGFEYEVVLVDDGSTDKTVENVKKYGDERVKLVIFYKNYGQTPAMSAGINEAEGDYIITMDGDLQNDPSDIPAMLRKLQEEDWDVVAGIRKNRQDGMILKKIPSKIANSIIRKMTGVYIHDYGCTLKVFTKEIAKNLGLYGELHRFIPVLAHLQGAKITEMPVKHHARMFGESKYGLGRTFKVVSDLILMVFLLKYFRRPIHLFGPVGLFSFFLGSVINIYLLMVKLMGNDIWGRPLLILGITLLLAGIQFITFGLISEIMMRTYYESQNKTAYHIRQVVWGEKKK; encoded by the coding sequence ATGAAATTGTCCGTAGTAGTTACATTACTCAACGAAGAAGATAATATAAAACCCTTGTTGGAAAATATCCAAAATGCATTGGTCGGTTTTGAGTATGAAGTAGTTTTGGTTGATGATGGCTCTACTGATAAGACGGTGGAGAACGTGAAAAAATATGGGGATGAGCGGGTGAAGCTGGTGATTTTTTATAAAAATTATGGACAGACTCCTGCGATGTCGGCGGGGATAAATGAAGCAGAAGGGGATTACATTATCACAATGGATGGTGACCTGCAAAACGATCCTTCGGATATTCCAGCCATGCTGCGCAAGTTGCAGGAAGAAGATTGGGATGTGGTGGCTGGTATCCGCAAAAACCGCCAAGATGGAATGATTTTGAAAAAAATTCCTAGTAAAATAGCCAATTCCATTATTCGAAAAATGACGGGTGTGTATATCCACGATTATGGCTGTACGCTCAAGGTTTTCACCAAGGAAATAGCCAAAAACCTCGGGCTATACGGCGAACTCCACCGGTTTATTCCTGTGCTAGCTCACCTTCAGGGTGCAAAAATCACCGAAATGCCCGTGAAGCACCATGCGCGGATGTTTGGAGAATCTAAATATGGGCTTGGCAGAACATTTAAGGTTGTGAGCGACCTTATCCTGATGGTGTTTCTTCTGAAATACTTCCGCAGGCCTATCCACCTTTTTGGTCCCGTGGGCCTGTTTAGTTTTTTCTTGGGTTCGGTCATCAATATTTATTTGCTCATGGTCAAACTGATGGGCAACGATATTTGGGGGCGGCCTTTGCTCATATTAGGAATTACCCTCTTGCTGGCGGGCATCCAATTTATCACCTTTGGGCTCATCTCGGAGATAATGATGCGAACCTACTACGAATCACAAAACAAAACGGCTTACCATATAAGGCAGGTGGTTTGGGGAGAGAAGAAAAAGTAA
- a CDS encoding DUF1328 family protein, which translates to MLRWTIAFFLIAVIAAILGFGGIAAGAATIAKFVFFIFVIGFIVSLITGVVRSNR; encoded by the coding sequence ATGTTACGATGGACAATAGCATTTTTTCTTATAGCCGTAATTGCGGCAATTTTGGGCTTTGGTGGAATAGCGGCAGGAGCTGCCACTATCGCTAAATTTGTCTTCTTTATTTTTGTAATTGGATTTATTGTATCCCTTATCACGGGCGTGGTTAGAAGCAATAGATAA
- a CDS encoding DUF72 domain-containing protein translates to MKFGKLTDISDVDFTLPKDGKGINKLINPENNSSEILIGCPAWGCKEWKGKIYPDNSKSDEFLNHYSRHFQTIELNTTFYRTPDVQTIMNWKERSDDDFKFCPKVSREISHLRRLDNCVELTHQFCNAFIPLAEKLGSFFLQLPPNFTPREFSKLENFILNFPPGLGLAVEFRHPEWFSNQSAFENARNLLESQEMLMVITDVAGRRDVLHQNRTTDETMIRFVGNDLHPTDYERADEWVDKLEEWATMGMRRCYFFVHEPDDINCPEMAYYITKKISEKPNLKAKRVNLMPVMKQRSLF, encoded by the coding sequence ATGAAGTTCGGAAAGCTGACTGACATCAGTGATGTTGACTTTACCCTTCCGAAAGATGGAAAAGGTATAAATAAACTTATTAATCCTGAAAACAACAGTAGTGAAATTCTTATTGGATGCCCTGCTTGGGGCTGCAAAGAATGGAAAGGGAAAATCTATCCAGATAATAGCAAGAGCGATGAATTTCTCAACCACTATTCCCGTCACTTCCAAACTATAGAACTTAATACCACTTTTTACCGAACTCCAGATGTTCAGACGATAATGAACTGGAAAGAAAGAAGTGATGATGATTTTAAATTTTGCCCAAAAGTATCGAGAGAGATAAGCCATTTGCGCAGGCTAGATAACTGTGTGGAACTTACGCACCAATTCTGCAATGCTTTTATCCCTTTGGCAGAAAAACTTGGAAGTTTTTTCCTTCAGCTTCCTCCTAATTTCACCCCTAGGGAGTTTTCCAAATTGGAGAATTTTATCTTGAACTTTCCCCCTGGGCTGGGCTTGGCTGTAGAGTTTCGCCACCCAGAGTGGTTTTCCAACCAAAGTGCATTTGAAAATGCCAGGAATTTACTCGAATCGCAAGAGATGCTCATGGTCATTACCGATGTAGCTGGTCGCCGAGATGTGCTCCACCAAAACAGAACAACAGATGAAACCATGATCCGCTTTGTGGGCAACGACCTCCACCCTACGGACTACGAACGAGCCGATGAATGGGTAGATAAGCTGGAGGAATGGGCTACTATGGGTATGCGCCGCTGCTATTTCTTTGTGCACGAGCCCGATGATATCAATTGCCCAGAAATGGCCTACTATATCACCAAAAAGATAAGTGAAAAGCCAAACCTAAAAGCAAAAAGGGTAAACTTGATGCCTGTGATGAAACAGAGATCTTTATTCTAA
- a CDS encoding CPBP family intramembrane glutamic endopeptidase — MNHLERALDHQNEWWKYLIVFVIGFLAANVIGAIPLIIVIVAKTVESGGDIQPNPGNMADLSVYGISGNLGLFLLILPFLFGLLAMIPMFKILHKRHLKEIINGTMSVRWGRFFFSAAIWGIIMLASLLLGLALDPENFKLQFDPNSFFILILISLVFIPFQTTYEEVVFRGYFAQAVGAWTKNRWLVILIPSILFGLMHIMNPEVEEYGILLMLPQYISVGLILGIAATLDDGIETAMGLHAINNIFLSIFLTSKSSVLQTPAMFEQLNIEPVTDLIMLWVFGAIYLLIMGYKYKWKFGMLNQKVEKEEGVLGLAD, encoded by the coding sequence ATGAACCATTTGGAAAGAGCCCTCGACCACCAAAACGAGTGGTGGAAGTATTTGATAGTTTTTGTAATTGGGTTTCTAGCTGCCAATGTCATTGGAGCTATTCCTTTGATAATTGTAATTGTGGCCAAAACGGTGGAGAGCGGTGGAGATATCCAGCCTAATCCAGGTAATATGGCAGACCTTTCTGTCTATGGCATCTCTGGCAATTTAGGTTTGTTTCTACTCATCTTGCCCTTTTTGTTTGGGCTTTTGGCAATGATCCCTATGTTCAAAATCTTGCACAAAAGGCACCTGAAGGAAATTATAAATGGGACAATGAGCGTCCGTTGGGGGCGTTTCTTTTTCTCCGCTGCCATCTGGGGTATAATTATGCTGGCTTCCTTGCTACTTGGTTTGGCGCTCGACCCCGAAAACTTCAAGCTTCAGTTCGATCCCAATTCATTTTTTATTTTAATCCTGATTTCCCTCGTTTTCATACCCTTCCAAACTACCTACGAAGAAGTGGTTTTTAGAGGATACTTCGCCCAAGCTGTAGGGGCTTGGACTAAAAACAGATGGTTGGTTATCCTCATTCCTTCTATCCTTTTTGGGCTGATGCATATAATGAACCCCGAAGTGGAGGAGTACGGTATTTTGCTCATGCTCCCCCAATACATATCTGTAGGACTTATTCTGGGCATAGCAGCTACCCTCGACGACGGTATAGAAACAGCGATGGGTTTGCATGCCATCAACAATATTTTCCTTTCTATTTTTCTTACTTCTAAATCGTCGGTGCTGCAAACGCCGGCAATGTTCGAGCAACTTAACATAGAACCTGTTACAGATTTGATCATGCTGTGGGTGTTTGGGGCTATTTATCTGCTGATAATGGGCTATAAGTACAAGTGGAAGTTTGGGATGTTGAATCAGAAGGTGGAAAAAGAAGAAGGAGTACTCGGTTTGGCAGATTAG
- a CDS encoding alpha-L-fucosidase, producing MKSIRNFLLLAAMLVGIQQVGAQQKYDAEWESLLKYETPEWFKDVKFGIFIHWGPTTVPAYGSAEWYGFHMWNEGAVDALGNPSKKPSSAYKYHVENFGKPEDFGYTKFIPMFKAENFNAKEWVDLFEEAGAKYIVPVGEHCDGFAMYDSKVTRWKSTEMGPKKDIVGEIFKEARARNIKVGVSSHFAYGWHWWTYKDKYETMDPKLRDFYWDKHERWEPASEAYMKHFYKRTMDMMTQYTPDLFWFDLGFSEPAYEETRKKIIANYYNQGLKNNQEVVLNYKNIRYRGAPDGAAVLDVESGKLDRIRKEAWQTDMSLGGYRWGYTNDYQMREAPAYINDLVDIVSKNGCLLLNVAPNKHGEIPEPQQKILKEIGAWLKVNGEAIYSTRPFDVFGQGPTNAKMKLHGNSHDKGFTSDDFRYTQKGQNVYAFWLKTDGRKTIELKALGSENRILNDPIISVCLLGGTGNLKWIQQKDELVIELPEEYQSDKAICFKIELKEKPSDILGNQKSKKDF from the coding sequence ATGAAATCAATAAGAAATTTTTTATTGCTGGCGGCAATGCTAGTGGGCATACAGCAAGTTGGTGCTCAACAAAAATACGATGCCGAATGGGAATCGCTTTTGAAGTACGAGACTCCCGAATGGTTTAAAGATGTGAAGTTTGGAATTTTTATCCACTGGGGGCCAACTACAGTACCTGCCTATGGTAGCGCGGAATGGTACGGGTTTCACATGTGGAACGAAGGCGCTGTAGATGCTTTGGGCAATCCAAGTAAAAAGCCGTCAAGCGCATATAAATACCATGTGGAAAATTTTGGCAAACCTGAAGATTTTGGCTACACCAAGTTTATCCCCATGTTTAAAGCTGAAAATTTCAATGCCAAAGAATGGGTCGATTTGTTTGAAGAAGCAGGCGCCAAATACATAGTGCCAGTAGGTGAACATTGCGATGGTTTCGCCATGTACGACTCCAAAGTTACCCGTTGGAAATCGACAGAAATGGGACCTAAAAAAGATATAGTTGGTGAAATATTTAAGGAGGCACGAGCCCGAAACATAAAAGTAGGCGTTTCCTCACATTTTGCTTACGGTTGGCATTGGTGGACCTACAAGGATAAATACGAAACGATGGATCCCAAATTGCGTGACTTTTATTGGGATAAGCACGAGCGTTGGGAACCTGCTTCAGAAGCATACATGAAGCATTTTTATAAGCGCACCATGGATATGATGACGCAGTATACGCCCGACTTGTTTTGGTTCGATTTAGGTTTTAGCGAGCCTGCCTACGAAGAAACCCGTAAAAAAATAATTGCCAACTATTACAACCAAGGCTTAAAAAACAACCAAGAAGTTGTACTTAACTACAAAAACATTAGATATAGAGGCGCACCCGACGGAGCTGCTGTATTGGATGTGGAAAGTGGCAAGCTGGACCGTATACGCAAAGAAGCTTGGCAAACCGATATGTCGCTTGGAGGCTACCGCTGGGGCTATACCAACGATTACCAAATGCGAGAAGCACCTGCATATATCAACGATTTGGTCGACATTGTGAGTAAAAACGGGTGTTTGTTACTAAACGTAGCCCCTAATAAGCACGGTGAAATACCTGAGCCGCAGCAAAAGATTTTAAAAGAAATTGGCGCATGGCTAAAGGTCAATGGCGAAGCTATCTATTCGACTAGGCCATTTGATGTATTTGGGCAAGGCCCTACAAATGCAAAAATGAAATTGCATGGAAACTCTCACGACAAGGGATTTACCTCAGATGATTTCCGCTATACCCAAAAAGGGCAAAACGTTTATGCTTTTTGGTTAAAAACAGATGGCAGAAAAACAATCGAATTAAAAGCTCTCGGCTCAGAAAACAGGATTTTAAACGACCCTATAATTAGCGTGTGTTTGTTAGGCGGAACTGGCAACTTAAAATGGATCCAGCAAAAAGATGAATTAGTAATTGAGCTGCCTGAGGAGTACCAATCGGACAAAGCCATTTGCTTCAAAATTGAACTGAAAGAAAAGCCAAGTGATATTTTGGGAAACCAGAAATCCAAAAAGGATTTCTAA
- a CDS encoding MaoC family dehydratase — translation MPENTPLSDHKNIPLYNTETWMYEDFELGRKDRSISRTISEGEAMTFNGLVLDMHPYVGDQQFAEKEGLFGKRLVAGAMVFSLGLGLMANNNINTFSYGYDKLRFIKPVFIGDTIYTVRTHLNKKPKYTDMGLITVSYEVYKQPGELVLYCEHLQTVKYKHPESFSNKNN, via the coding sequence ATGCCAGAAAACACACCTTTATCAGACCACAAAAACATCCCACTGTACAACACAGAAACATGGATGTACGAAGATTTTGAGCTGGGCCGTAAAGATCGGTCTATCAGCCGAACAATTTCAGAAGGAGAAGCCATGACGTTCAACGGTTTGGTTTTGGACATGCATCCTTACGTAGGCGATCAGCAATTTGCCGAAAAGGAAGGGCTTTTTGGAAAGCGGTTGGTAGCTGGGGCTATGGTTTTCAGCCTCGGGTTAGGTCTAATGGCCAACAACAATATCAACACCTTTAGCTATGGTTACGACAAATTACGATTTATAAAACCCGTTTTCATAGGCGATACCATTTACACGGTTCGTACCCATCTGAATAAAAAACCTAAGTACACCGATATGGGACTGATTACGGTCAGCTACGAGGTGTACAAACAACCCGGCGAGCTGGTTTTGTATTGCGAGCATTTACAAACCGTGAAATACAAACATCCTGAAAGCTTTAGCAATAAGAACAACTAA
- the truA gene encoding tRNA pseudouridine(38-40) synthase TruA, producing the protein MRYFIHLGFDGSTYRGWQRQKDTPNTVQEVIEQILSRLFKKRISVYGCGRTDAGVHASQYVIQINLDEAPAFDLKFRLNKNLPDGIAVFEIFEVDEDHHCRHGAVARTYDYFIHWEKDPALIRYSSFYDDLKLDFNLMRKAANLILRTRDFKALCKQPGSYNNTLCQISKCELFVNEEQGRLRFTITGNRFLRGMVRICVFFLMKVGSGEITIKEFEEILKQKKEWKEKMPALPNGLFLSRVEYPFLELNNSHNLIRMLKVGLE; encoded by the coding sequence ATGCGGTATTTCATACACTTAGGATTTGATGGTAGCACTTACAGGGGGTGGCAGCGGCAAAAGGATACCCCAAACACGGTTCAAGAAGTTATAGAACAAATCCTCTCTCGGCTCTTTAAGAAAAGAATAAGCGTTTACGGTTGCGGACGCACCGATGCCGGTGTTCACGCCAGCCAATATGTTATTCAAATTAATCTTGATGAAGCTCCCGCTTTCGATTTAAAATTTCGGTTGAACAAAAATTTACCCGATGGTATCGCAGTTTTTGAAATTTTCGAAGTTGACGAAGACCATCATTGTAGGCACGGTGCTGTAGCCCGCACCTACGACTATTTCATTCATTGGGAGAAAGACCCAGCACTCATCCGTTATAGTTCATTCTATGACGATCTGAAATTAGATTTCAATCTGATGAGAAAAGCAGCGAACCTTATCCTTCGGACAAGAGACTTTAAAGCACTGTGCAAGCAACCAGGTTCGTACAATAATACATTGTGCCAGATAAGCAAGTGCGAACTGTTCGTCAATGAGGAACAGGGAAGATTGCGGTTTACCATCACCGGCAATCGGTTTCTCCGTGGAATGGTTAGGATTTGCGTTTTCTTTTTGATGAAAGTGGGGAGTGGGGAAATTACCATTAAGGAGTTTGAGGAAATTTTGAAGCAGAAAAAAGAGTGGAAAGAAAAAATGCCTGCGTTACCAAATGGTCTTTTTCTTAGCAGAGTTGAGTATCCATTTTTAGAATTGAACAATTCGCATAATTTGATCAGGATGTTAAAAGTAGGCTTGGAGTAG
- a CDS encoding helix-turn-helix transcriptional regulator produces the protein MKKGKNIHRKFDSLSDFHRTFGLPRPAHPLISFINIEEVSIPTDKSFDFFILDFYKIAYKTTLCGQARYGQNYYDFGEGGLVFTAPNQVFESPKRAASGYIFLIHPDFLLTYSLAKKIKQFGFFSYSTNEVLHLSSGEKTTVMSVFKIIDDELKGRIDDFSHDVVISQLELLLNYSNRFYHRQFITHKVVYNDLLLKLGEILDNYFNHSKPLEDGLPTVQYLAEQVNVSPSYLSDMLRSLTGQNAQQHIHHKLIETAKEKLSTTSHSVSEIAYALGFEHPQSFSKLFKSKTNYSPLEFRQFFN, from the coding sequence ATGAAAAAAGGGAAAAATATTCATAGGAAATTTGATTCGTTATCGGATTTTCACCGGACGTTTGGGCTACCACGACCCGCTCACCCTTTGATAAGTTTTATAAATATCGAAGAGGTCTCTATCCCAACAGATAAATCATTTGATTTCTTTATATTGGATTTTTATAAAATCGCATACAAAACGACTCTTTGCGGACAAGCAAGATACGGTCAAAACTACTACGATTTTGGTGAAGGAGGTTTGGTATTCACAGCTCCAAATCAGGTATTCGAAAGTCCTAAAAGGGCTGCATCAGGTTATATCTTTTTAATTCATCCAGATTTTTTATTGACTTACTCCCTAGCCAAAAAAATTAAACAATTTGGCTTTTTTTCATACTCAACAAATGAAGTATTACATCTTTCCTCAGGTGAAAAAACAACTGTCATGTCCGTTTTTAAAATCATTGATGACGAATTGAAGGGCAGAATAGATGATTTTAGCCATGATGTAGTTATTTCCCAATTAGAACTATTGTTGAATTACAGTAATCGGTTTTACCATCGGCAGTTCATTACCCACAAGGTTGTTTACAATGATCTGCTATTGAAACTGGGAGAAATTTTAGATAATTATTTCAATCACTCAAAACCATTAGAAGATGGGTTGCCAACGGTACAATATTTAGCCGAACAAGTCAATGTTTCTCCAAGCTATTTAAGTGATATGTTACGATCACTTACAGGCCAAAATGCTCAACAGCATATCCATCATAAGCTGATAGAAACGGCAAAAGAAAAACTATCTACAACAAGTCATTCCGTAAGTGAGATTGCTTATGCCTTAGGTTTCGAGCATCCACAATCATTCAGTAAGCTGTTCAAATCAAAAACTAACTACTCACCATTGGAATTCAGGCAGTTTTTTAATTAA
- a CDS encoding SDR family NAD(P)-dependent oxidoreductase has translation MDENLIMDFCNVKQKNKIMEKEKGNKIWFITGSSRGFGRIWTEAALERGDKVVATARRLESISDLQERYGENVLTLELDVTKPDQVKTVIEQAHSHFSRLDVILNNAGYSLVGTIEEVDLDDVRALYETNLFGTLSVIQAALPLLRKQGGGHILGVSSSLGHESMPVIGYYCSTKWAYEAIHESLATEIEPFGIKITLIEPGAYATEFGSPESLKMASGLDIYSDFKEQFEQGLRSLERGNPKATPQALFKVVDAEHPPLRLFLGNQSLLSVEKAYNERLATWEAWKEVSNAAQG, from the coding sequence ATGGATGAAAACCTGATTATGGATTTTTGTAACGTAAAACAAAAAAACAAAATCATGGAAAAGGAAAAAGGAAACAAAATTTGGTTCATCACAGGTTCTTCTCGTGGATTTGGACGTATTTGGACAGAAGCCGCACTTGAGCGTGGTGATAAAGTAGTAGCAACGGCACGCAGATTAGAGAGCATATCTGATCTTCAAGAAAGATATGGAGAAAACGTTCTGACCCTCGAGCTTGATGTGACAAAACCAGATCAAGTTAAAACGGTCATCGAACAAGCCCATAGTCATTTCAGTAGATTGGATGTAATCCTAAATAATGCTGGCTATTCACTTGTTGGAACAATTGAAGAAGTAGACCTAGACGATGTTCGCGCACTTTACGAGACTAATTTATTCGGTACGCTCTCTGTTATTCAAGCAGCCTTACCATTATTGCGAAAGCAAGGAGGTGGTCACATTTTAGGTGTGTCAAGTAGTCTGGGTCATGAGTCAATGCCCGTAATCGGGTATTATTGTTCTACTAAATGGGCATACGAAGCAATTCATGAAAGCCTTGCTACAGAAATCGAGCCTTTTGGCATCAAGATAACTCTTATTGAACCAGGTGCTTACGCGACAGAGTTTGGTAGTCCGGAGTCGTTGAAGATGGCTAGCGGGCTTGACATATACTCAGATTTTAAAGAACAATTTGAGCAGGGCTTACGGAGTCTGGAAAGAGGAAACCCGAAAGCTACTCCGCAAGCTCTTTTCAAAGTGGTAGACGCAGAACATCCACCATTGCGACTTTTCCTAGGTAACCAATCGTTGCTTTCTGTGGAAAAGGCTTACAATGAACGACTGGCAACTTGGGAAGCCTGGAAAGAGGTATCCAATGCTGCGCAAGGTTAA
- a CDS encoding epoxide hydrolase yields MIEKFKVNIPQSELDDLNERIEKVRWPDEIENSDWKYGTSLSYTKELADYWLKEFDWRTIEKQINSFPNFIANIDGNKIHFLHIKSKNKNAIPIIITHGWPGSFLEMFKIIPYLTESEDLSFDLVIPSIIGFGFSGKPTENGSDYGFNAKLWHKLMIKLGHNKYALQGGDIGAGISIKIAQKYPESIIGLHLNYISDSYEPYSEENTATNIIKFRNLIKEWNGKEGAYSTIQSTKPLSLAYGLNDSPIGLCGWIIEKFNAWSDNNGHIENSFTKQELLANVSLYWFTQTIHSSIRMYHEISINPMKFGKDDFINIPVGFAKFPKEIPVPPREYIENGFNIVHWAEIEKGGHFAAFEQPKLLANDIIRFFKKLK; encoded by the coding sequence ATGATAGAAAAATTTAAGGTTAATATACCTCAATCCGAACTTGACGATTTGAATGAACGAATCGAAAAAGTTAGATGGCCTGATGAAATTGAAAATTCTGATTGGAAATACGGAACAAGTCTATCATACACAAAAGAATTAGCCGATTATTGGTTAAAAGAATTTGATTGGAGAACAATAGAAAAGCAAATAAATTCTTTTCCAAATTTTATCGCAAACATTGATGGTAATAAAATCCATTTTCTTCATATTAAGAGTAAAAATAAAAATGCCATTCCAATCATCATAACTCACGGTTGGCCTGGTTCATTTCTTGAAATGTTCAAAATCATACCATATTTGACAGAATCAGAAGATTTATCTTTTGATTTGGTTATTCCCTCAATAATTGGATTTGGTTTTTCAGGAAAACCAACAGAAAACGGAAGTGATTATGGGTTTAATGCTAAGTTATGGCACAAACTAATGATTAAACTTGGGCACAATAAATATGCACTACAAGGTGGAGATATCGGAGCAGGAATTAGCATAAAAATTGCACAAAAATATCCTGAAAGTATTATCGGATTACATTTGAATTACATATCCGATTCCTATGAACCATATTCTGAAGAAAATACTGCTACCAACATAATTAAATTCCGAAATCTTATTAAAGAATGGAACGGAAAAGAAGGTGCTTATTCTACTATACAAAGCACAAAACCTTTGTCATTAGCTTATGGACTAAACGACTCACCAATTGGACTTTGTGGATGGATAATTGAAAAATTTAATGCTTGGAGTGATAATAACGGACACATAGAAAATAGTTTTACAAAACAAGAACTACTAGCAAATGTATCTCTATATTGGTTTACCCAAACAATACATTCGTCCATTAGAATGTATCACGAGATTAGCATTAATCCAATGAAATTTGGAAAAGATGATTTTATCAATATTCCAGTCGGATTTGCGAAATTCCCAAAAGAAATTCCTGTACCACCGAGAGAGTATATTGAAAATGGATTTAATATTGTCCATTGGGCAGAAATTGAAAAAGGAGGACATTTTGCTGCTTTTGAACAACCAAAATTATTAGCTAATGATATAATAAGGTTTTTCAAGAAACTGAAATAA
- a CDS encoding DUF3179 domain-containing (seleno)protein has protein sequence MKRLFIILCFIFLSWDSYAQFEIPGVYQTWETNFNKLTVPITDFKAYLPKNAISPIYNSDFWNQRQAEGVYSPDEPMLVVTEGHIEKAYPVSVLIYHNIINDGVGRKNVAVTFCPLSGSIAVYNRKVVHNDKTQVLSFGTTGVLRYANMVMYDHETETWWQQLDGDAVAGEFAGAKMEIVPFKILSYKRYYELYPYGLVMANNIDETVRYGTNPYYRYDDIKKPKPFLYSGLVNDRLPAMQRVLSIQSMGEYFIYPLSYVSVAGVLNDTPNDNFVVIFYEDNVLSPLDEEYIKDSKDIGTAVVFSSMVEGKRLTFKKENGKFIDDQTGSVWDITGKCDKGEYKGKQLKLMPYGLHFSFSPLLIRPQSRIFEEN, from the coding sequence ATGAAGAGGCTTTTTATCATACTGTGTTTTATTTTTTTGAGTTGGGATAGCTATGCCCAATTTGAAATTCCGGGAGTGTACCAAACGTGGGAGACGAACTTCAATAAGCTGACTGTTCCTATAACAGATTTTAAGGCTTACTTGCCCAAAAATGCCATTTCCCCAATTTACAATTCTGACTTTTGGAATCAGCGACAAGCTGAAGGAGTTTATTCTCCCGATGAGCCTATGTTGGTGGTTACTGAGGGACACATAGAAAAAGCGTATCCAGTCAGTGTGCTTATTTACCACAACATCATCAACGATGGGGTGGGAAGGAAAAATGTTGCGGTCACTTTTTGTCCTCTTTCGGGCTCAATTGCTGTATATAACCGGAAGGTGGTTCATAACGATAAAACCCAAGTCCTTTCTTTTGGGACTACAGGGGTGCTTCGCTATGCGAACATGGTGATGTACGATCATGAAACCGAAACTTGGTGGCAGCAACTAGACGGTGATGCCGTAGCAGGTGAATTTGCTGGTGCAAAAATGGAAATTGTTCCTTTCAAGATTCTTTCTTACAAAAGGTATTACGAGCTTTATCCTTATGGGCTGGTGATGGCAAATAATATTGATGAAACGGTACGCTACGGAACCAATCCATATTACCGCTACGATGATATAAAGAAACCCAAGCCTTTTTTGTATTCGGGGCTGGTGAACGATAGGCTGCCTGCCATGCAGCGGGTATTGAGTATCCAGTCGATGGGGGAATATTTTATCTATCCGCTGAGCTATGTGAGCGTAGCTGGGGTGCTGAACGACACGCCCAATGATAATTTTGTGGTGATTTTTTACGAGGACAATGTGCTTTCTCCACTCGATGAGGAGTACATAAAAGACTCGAAGGATATAGGAACGGCTGTAGTTTTTTCTTCTATGGTAGAGGGCAAAAGGCTTACGTTTAAAAAAGAAAATGGTAAATTTATAGATGACCAAACGGGCTCGGTGTGGGACATTACGGGTAAGTGCGATAAGGGAGAGTACAAAGGCAAACAGTTGAAATTGATGCCTTATGGTCTGCACTTTAGTTTTAGTCCTTTGCTTATTCGCCCTCAGAGCAGGATTTTTGAGGAAAATTAA